From a single Arachis hypogaea cultivar Tifrunner unplaced genomic scaffold, arahy.Tifrunner.gnm2.J5K5 arahy.Tifrunner.gnm2.scaffold_54, whole genome shotgun sequence genomic region:
- the LOC114927209 gene encoding disease resistance protein RLM3-like, which yields MASSSSDQGPTPLSYFKWPLDELVKIMECSENGKTRPVLPIYFHVQRSDVQYEKNSYRTAMIDQEKGRYKHRVEAWRSALSAVGSIYGQNISRLTDWFSCSLFDAGNHGDGDEISKFVAELYNKISLTL from the exons ATGGCAAGTTCATCATCAGATCAAGGTCCAACACCATTATCATATTTCAA GTGGCCCCTTGATGAACTCGTCAAGATCATGGAGTGTTCGGAGAACGGAAAAACGCGACCAGTGTTACCAATCTATTTCCATGTGCAAAGATCAGATGTGCAGTATGAGAAGAATAGTTATAGAACAGCCATGATTgatcaagaaaaaggaagatacaAGCACAGGGTGGAAGCATGGAGGTCTGCCTTGTCTGCAGTTGGCAGCATATATGGACAAAACATCAGTCGACTTAC AGATTGGTTCTCATGCTCCTTGTTTGATGCTGGGAATCATGGAGATGGTGATGAAATAAGCAAATTTGTTGCGGAGTTGTATAACAAGATTAGCCTCACT